Proteins found in one Zea mays cultivar B73 chromosome 1, Zm-B73-REFERENCE-NAM-5.0, whole genome shotgun sequence genomic segment:
- the LOC100273091 gene encoding protein WHAT'S THIS FACTOR 9, mitochondrial, with amino-acid sequence MHLPPLRRVPAALLVPARGLLEARVPWVRERALDHVVERERHLVPFLLAKDVLLAATPPPHAVPLHSLPSTIPFPFRPLRFLRLYPSAFALSPHPIEVSPTPRLSALHAAEAQVVDATVPDAADRLLRLLMLAPSRALPLRLVARLRLDLGLASDFQRSLLPNYPDYFALSPDGSLLELVCYRKDLAVSSMQSYAQRTGGYKVGDVVAFPLSFPRGFELDKKVRKWLDEWQRLPYISPYEDGSHLTPRSDITEKRTVAVLHEVLSLTVGKKMEKEVLVKLGEALRLPPGFRKVVAKHPGIFYISHKLRTQTVVLRESYRRHMLVDKHPMMGIRYQYMHLMHMGKEEVGKGKGKDRRSSRSEQIIGEEFGATVDDDENEEYDDEDDVAEDDMEVGVASEDQDSDDDVDEDIKEQISH; translated from the coding sequence ATGCATCTGCCGCCGCTGCGGCGTGTACCGGCGGCGCTGCTAGTGCCGGCGCGCGGCCTCCTCGAGGCGCGCGTGCCGTGGGTGCGAGAACGGGCCCTCGACCACGTCGTGGAGCGGGAGCGCCACCTGGTGCCGTTTCTCCTCGCCAAGGACGTGCTCCTTGCCGCCACGCCGCCGCCGCACGCCGTGCCGCTGCACTCGCTGCCCTCCACAATCCCTTTCCCGTTCCGCCCGCTGCGCTTCCTGCGGCTCTACCCCTCGGCGTTCGCGCTCTCGCCGCACCCCATCGAGGTCTCCCCGACGCCCCGGCTCTCGGCGCTCCACGCCGCCGAGGCGCAGGTCGTCGACGCCACCGTCCCCGACGCGGCTGACCGCCTGCTTCGGCTGCTCATGCTCGCCCCCTCTCGCGCGCTCCCGCTCCGCCTCGTCGCGCGCCTCcggctcgacctcggcctcgcgtCCGACTTCCAACGCTCGCTGCTCCCCAACTACCCGGACTACTTCGCGCTCTCCCCGGACGGCAGCCTCCTCGAGCTCGTCTGCTACAGGAAGGATCTCGCCGTGTCGTCGATGCAGTCCTACGCGCAGCGCACCGGCGGCTACAAGGTCGGCGACGTGGTCGCCTTCCCACTCTCGTTCCCCAGAGGATTCGAGCTTGACAAGAAGGTGCGCAAATGGTTAGACGAGTGGCAGAGGCTGCCGTACATTTCGCCCTATGAGGATGGGTCGCACCTAACGCCAAGGAGTGACATAACGGAGAAGAGGACCGTGGCGGTGCTGCACGAGGTCCTGAGTCTCACGGttgggaagaagatggagaaggagGTGTTGGTCAAGCTTGGGGAGGCGCTGCGGTTGCCACCAGGATTCAGGAAGGTGGTGGCTAAGCACCCTGGGATTTTCTACATATCGCACAAGCTGAGGACACAGACGGTAGTTCTCAGGGAATCATACCGGAGGCATATGCTTGTGGACAAGCACCCCATGATGGGGATAAGGTATCAGTATATGCATTTGATGCATATGGGGAAGGAGGAAGTTGGAAAGGGCAAGGGCAAAGATCGAAGGAGTAGTCGCAGTGAACAAATCATCGGGGAGGAGTTTGGTGCCACAGTGGATGATGATGAAAATGAGGAGtatgatgatgaagacgacgtgGCTGAAGATGACATGGAAGTGGGTGTTGCTTCTGAGGATCAGGACAGTGACGACGATGTTGATGAGGATATAAAGGAACAAATTTCTCATTGA